The nucleotide window ATCGCACGCCTCAATGCCTCGAACGATCCCTACGGCTCCACACCGCTGGCCACCTTGAAGAATCTGTGGGAAAACGAGCTGTGGAAAGTACTGCCCGCCGCCAACAACGATCACGCGGTCTGCGTGAAGCCGAACCTCGGCGGCGGAGTCGCCTATGTCCCCGGGAAGTACGCCGCCTGCCGTTCGCTCACCCAGGCGGGGCCGGGCATCTTCACCCAGCCGTGGCGGCATGAGCTCGGCCACGCGCTGAGCTCCCCGCACTACCCGGGCGGTGGTCCGGAGGGCCCCACCCCGATGTCCGGGAACCAGCTCCAGCGTTACTCCAGTCCGGAGGTGAACCGGATCGTCGGCCGCCGCAACTCGATCATCAGCACCTTCACCAACCTGGGCCCCTACACCATCCCGGTTCCACCGCGTGCCAATGGCGATCGCGGCACGATCAATGCCGCGCGCAATCCCATCACGCTCGATGTGCTGGCGAATGATTCCGATGTGAACGGACAGGCGCTCACGATCCAGTCCTTCGACGGCACCTCGAAACGCGGCGGTACGATCACCCGCTCCACCGGCACCGGTCCGGGCGGCCGCGACCGCCTGATCTACACTCCGCCCTCGTCCCTGACCGATACACTGGATTGGTTCAAATACCGCATCCAGGATTCTTCCGGCCAGCAGGCCGTCGGCTGGGTGGCCCTCCAGGCGGACACCCTCCCCGCCCCGGCGCCGTGGGTCACCTCGGACATCGGCAGCACCGGAACCACCGGCAGCGTCTCCTACTCCGGCTCCGGCACCTACGCTGTCAAAGGCGCCGGCGCGGACATCTGGGGGACCGCGGATGCGTTCCGTTTCCTATACCTGCCGTTGAATGGAGACGGCATCATCACGGCCCGCGTCGCCAGCGTGCAGAACACCAACTCCTGGGCGAAAGCCGGTGTCATGATGCGTGAAACGCTGGCGGCCGATTCCGCATTCTCGCTGCTGTGTGTCACGCCATCATCGGGCATCGCCCTTCAAGGGCGTACCACCGCAGGCCAGCCCGCGGATGTCAGCACCACGGTCTCCGGCTCCGCTCCACGCTGGGTACGGCTCGTCCGGACCAGTGGCACCATCACGGCTTTCGTCTCCTCCGATGGTGCGGCATGGACCCAGGTCGGCACCCATGCGGTCGCCATGGGGACGAACATCTACATCGGCCTCGCCGTGTGCTCGCATGCAGGAAGCACCCTCTGCACCGCCAGTTTCGACAACATCTCGCTCAGCCCTCCATCTCCCTGGTCGAGCGCGGATGTGGGCGGCGTGGGCCTCGCTGGCACCTCCTCGTGGTCCGACGATGGCTTCTCGATCACCGGATCGGGCACGGACATCTGGGGCTCCGCGGATGCATTCCGCTATACCTACCAACCCCTGAGCGGTGATGGTGAAATCATCGCACAAGTGGAGGATATCGAGGACACCCACGACTGGGCGAAGGCCGGCGTGATGATCCGCGAAAGCCTCGCCCCGGGATCGAAGCATGCGCTGATGACCCTGTCTTCCGCCTCCGGCGCGGCCTTCCAATACCGGGGCTCCACCAATGGCAGCAGTTCGAGCACGGCCGCGGATCACGAGGTTCCCGGCTGGGTGAAGTTGAAGCGCACCGGCAATGTCCTGACCGGATCGATCTCCGATGATGGAGTGACGTGGAGCCAGGTCGGCTCCGCCACCATCAGCATGGCTTCCGAAATCTACGCCGGTCTCGCTGTGACCTCCCATGACAACACCAAAGACTGCACCTCGACCTTCACCGATGTGGTCGTGAGTCCCTGATCCCCCCGGGTAGCATGACCACCCGCTCCGGTCCTGTCGGCTCCCCGCCGCGCGGGACCGGAGTTCCTTTTCCTTCCGGTTTCATTTTCCACGGACATGAAGACCCATCCTCTGGCGCTCGCGCTGTCCTTCGCCGCCATGCTTGCGGTGGCAGCCGCGGTGCGTTGGCGCGGCCACCACGCGGCACCGGACGACATCGCTCCCATCGGCCGGGCGGAACACCGGCAGCGGTCATCCGATGTCAACGCGACCGCCTTGCAGATGGCCGCCAGGCCTCGCGATGAAATCGCACGCTGGCTCTCCACCCTGCCCCTCTCCGAACGCGACAAGGCCTTGTCCATTCTGGTCGCTGAATCCGGAAAGTCCGATCCGCTGCTCGCTCTGGAACACGCGCTCCGGATCCAGTCTCCTGCCCTGCGCGATGAATGCGCGGGCCTCGCCATGGCCTACCTCTACGAACGCGATCCCCATGGCGCGCTGGAACGGATGATGGCGGAAAGCAATCCCGCGATCCGGGCGGCGATGGCAAAGCGTCTCCTCCCCGCCCTTGCGGAAAGCCATGCGGAGGACGCCATCGGACTGCTGGCGACAGGCACCTTGGACGATGCCTCCCATTTCCCCACGCTGGTGGCGAACGTGGTCCAGCGATGGGCCCAGAAGGACCCCGTGGCCGCCGCCGGATGGATCACCACCATCGAGGAACCCGATCTCCGCGCCAGTTCCGCCGCGGCACTCGCCGCAGTGTGGATGCAGCGCGATCCCGGGCAGATGGAAGAATGGCTCTCCGCCCATCCGGATCAGCCGAATGTGGCGGATCTCCTCCGCGCCCGGCCCGGCCGGGATTCCATGAAGAACCATCAGGAGGATGCCAGCCACGCGGAGACTTACGCTCCGGACGATACCATCGTCAGCGAGCCCTGCGGGGATGATCCGCCGCAGGACGATTAACAGCACGGCATTCATCCCGCCCACGCAAAAACCCCGGCTGGCTCTCACCAACCGGGGCTCTCTGTTGTGCATATACTACCCAGGAAAATGAGGTCGCTGTCTAGGGTGAGACGGCACGAAGCCGCGCGAAGATCCTGCCCCCCGGGGCCAGCACGGCGGGGATGCGGACGCTGACGGTATCTCCCGTGATCGTCACCACGACACCCTCCGCGGTCGTTGCGGAGGTCGTGCCGATGGGGACACTGTGCGGCCAGCCCGCGGCAAGGTCGGTGGTCCATTCCAGAGCCAGCGTCGCCTGACCACTGGCCGCGGCATCGCGATCGAACGAGAACGTCAACCCCGCCGCAGCGGAACCGGTGGCGGTGATGCGCCCACCCGAGTCCGGCGACAAGGGCGCACCGCCGAGCAACCATTCAAGACCATTGGCAAGACCATCTCCATCCGCATCGTCATTGAAGGCACGCCCGGTGATCCCGTTCCCCGCAGCCCATCCGGCATACCCTGCGGTCGATGAGAACGCCGTGAGCGTGACATACCGGCCGGTGCCACCAAGGCCGTTGGAGGTATCCGCATAGCTGATGAAAAAGCTGTTAGGTCCCGCGGTGATCGTTCCTCCCGCGGGCAGCCCGTCGAAGGTGCCGGTGAGCGAACCGTTCGTGTAGTCGATGATCGCGAACTTCGTGCCGGCCGCGAGGACCGCGGGTGTGGCAGCGAGATCGGCGAGCGAAAGCGCCGCGCCGGAAGCAAGCGTCGCCGCGCCATTCACAATCACGAGATCGGAGGAGTGGCTGGCACTGTTGATCTCCGCCTTGAAGGACGCTCCGGTGAGCGTGAGCGAGCTGCCGAACCGAAGCGTGCCGGTCACCGATTGACCAATCGACAGCGAAGTCCCGGCGGACATCGTGGTCGCTCCGGAGATGGTGCCCGTACCACCCAGCGAGCTGGCATTGGTGGCGGTGACACCGCTGTTGGAAAGCTGTCCATCGATCCGCAGGCTGCCCCCCGTCAGGTTCACTCCACCGCTGAAGGCATTCGTTCCGGACAGCACCACCGAGCCTCCGGGGATGGCGAGCTTGAGATTGCCTTGGATCGCTCCGGTGAAGGTCTGCGGAGTCGCACCGGAGTTCAACGTCAGCGTGGACAGCGTGGCGGAGGTGTTGGTGACGGTGGCGATATTGGCTGTCCGCTCCAGTCCGGCGAGTGTCTGGCTCCATCCGTTCAGATCGAAGGTCGCATTGCCGGAACCACCGAGGCGCAGCGTGGCACCGGTGGCCATGCCATTGTTCGCACCGAGACTGGTGGTGCCGGCGCCCACCGCCAGCACCGCGTAGCTGCCTCCGCCGGAGAGGCGGACAAGACCATCACGGATCACGATGCCGGATGCGGCATCGGTCATCGTCAGCGGGCCGGTGAAGGCAAGCAGTCCCCCCGAGCCGGGTCCGCGGATGTGTCCGCCATTGCCCGTGTCGCTCGTGATCGTGACGGCACCGGAAAAAATCGCGCTGCCGCTGGTGACCCCCAGCACGCCCTGGCCGGTTCCCGGGTTGGTCGCGTTCACGATCACCGGATTCGGCAGGGTCACTCCGGAATTCAGGACCACGCGGGTGGGCAGGCCCAACTCCGGATCAATCGAACTGGTGGCAAGCGGACCCGTGCCGAGCGCTCCCCCCGCATGGATCTGGAGTATGCCCTGCCGCATGGCGGTACCACCGGTGAAGGTGTTGGCGGAAGTCAGGATGAGCTTTCCAGAACCACGCTTGTCCAGCGTGCAGGTCCCGCCGATCGCCCCGCCACCACTGAAGGTATAGTCCTCATCCGCATCGACATTGACGGATGATGGCGTGAGCGTGCCGCTCAACGCAATGGCCGGAGCATTGTTTCCGGCGCTTGTGAACAGCACCGACTTGCCGTTGCTGAAGGGCGAGCTCGTGGTGCCGGAAAGCCAGTTGGGCGTGGCATCGGCAGCCCACAGGTTGTTGACACCGTCTCCACTCCAAATCAGGTCCGTGGCCTTCGAGGTCTCGATGATCTCCACGTCATCGAGGTGGAAGTAATCGCCCGCACCATCTCCCAGCAGCTTGAACCGGATCTGGGTGATGGGGCCGAATCCCGCCAGGCTCACGTTGATCTGATCCAGGCTGTCCGCATCGCCGATGGCATCGGTGCCATTGCTGTAGCTCGTCGCCGTCCAGACGGTATGCCAGGCACCATCATAGACTTCCGCGACGGCGGAGTCCCCATCCTCCAGGCTGTCCACGTCACGCTTGAACCGCAGGATGCCGGAGCCCATCAGCGGAGACGCCAGGGTGCGGCGGATGCTGGCCTCGCTGCTGCCGTTCCCTTGGAACCGCGGGGCCATATTCTTGTTGTAGCTGCGTGCGATCGGCAGCGGCGAACCGCTTCGCACCCATCCACCGTTCCACCCCGTTCCACCGGCCATGAACGCGGGGTCCTCCCAATCGTCCGAAGCCACGAGCCGGTTTGGCCGCTGCCAGGAGATCTCGAAAGTCCGTACGCAATGGTTCGGAAGCGCCACACGGTACTGTTGCACCGCCGTGGCCGGCACCTCGTCGGAAACCAGCTCGGCGTTCTTCGACGCGCTCGTTTCATAAGTCTTCACCCGCTGGATCGGAATGCGGTTACCGGTTTGGTCGAACACCTCGAGCAGGATATCCTGGCTGGTGTTCTGCGAGCAGGTCACGGTGAGCCACGTCTTCTGCTCGCCCCAACTGTGGTAGGCGATGGCGTCATAGCCACTGACACCACCGGTGATCTGGGTCTTCACCACATTCGATCCACGCGTCTGCATCGAGGAAAGCTGCTTGAAGGAAAAATACACCTTCCTTCGCGTGGCCGTCCCGTTGTAGGGGCTGTAAACGAGCGATGTCGGTGATCCCTGCGGCGAGTTCCCCATGTAGTAGTCATAGACGCTGACACCGTTGTTCACCGACTTCGAAAACAGCCGCCCGAGCACAAGCGCCGCTTCCAGTTGATCCTCCACCGAATCCTCCGGAAGCTGGGAGGAATTGTTGAGAACACTGCTGTGGCCGCAGTGCATCTCGCTCTGGAAAAAGGGACGACCACCGCGGACGTCGTTCACCGCCGAATAGGCGGATGGTTCGAAACCACTGCTGTACTGATGGGTGGAAACAATGTCGATCTGGTTCCACGCGTCGGCGTTGTTCGCCGCCCAGTCCGTGATCCAGTCCTTCGACTGGGAGGCGGAGAGGCAGCTCGGCGCCATGATCTTCGGCATCTCGACTCCGTATGGATTGCGCACCGGATCGTTCACCCACGCCCGCAGCAGCGGCACGGCGTATTTCAGGATGTTGGCGACGTTGTCCTTTCCGATATTGTTGTAGTCAGGCTCGTTGGTGAGATCGAGCACATCGCACGGCACACCGGCGGCCTTCTTCTCCACAAGTTGGGCGAACAACCATTCCGCATACTCCGCGTGGAAGTTGGGGGCGGACAAGTTCGGCGAGCCATCGGACTTCCGCAACCAGTTCGGAAACGAGTGGGCGTAGGTCAACGTCTTGAGACGCGGGTTGAGCGATTTCGCCCGGTTGTACACCCAATCATTTCCCGTATCCCGCTGGGGGAAATCGAACTTGCTCCAGTTGATCGAGAGCGGATCACTGTTGTCGTTCGCCGTTTCCGCTTCATCGAAGCCATTGCGGATGTAGTCGATGTTCAGATCCTGGAACAGCCATCGCAAGGCTTCGTCACGATTGCTGGCGGCTTTCAGATGTCCCCAGTACCAGGTGAAACCAGTGGCGCCGGTTTCATAGACATGCCGGTGGTCATAGGGATGGACGGAGACGACGGGTTCAGCCGAGGCGACAAGCCAGGGCAGGCCGGCCAACGCACCGGCGAGCGTTCTGAATAAGTGCATGGGGGATGGGTTTTCCGGAACACGGGATGTTCCAGTGGGTTTCCTCATCCCTAAGTCCGGCCCGGAATCCGGACAATACGCACAAAGGGGCGTAGGCAACCGGATTGGCGAACACGCCGCATGCGGAAACGAAACACCCGGAGGCGCATCCACGCACTCCGGGTGTCCATTGCATGGCGCGGAAAAATCATGCGGCCCGGCGGCGGCGCATCAGCACAAGTACCCCAAGGCCACCGAGCATGACGGCGGACGGCTCGGGAACCACGCTGCCGTTCACGATGATGTTCTGGAAGATCGAGCCGGTGGAAGCGCTCGCATTGGTGCTGCCTACCCACACGCGGAATGCCACGCTGTCCGCCCCGGTGATGGACGAAAGATCCACCGAACGGTTTCCGATCACATTCGTCACATTCTGCGTGAGGCTGAGATTGCCCGTGCTGAAGGTGGATCCGATCTGCGCATAGGCACCGCCATTCACGCTGGCGAAAACAGCGTAGTGGAAATTTCCGCTCTGCCCCGTGGTATTCGTCCCCACCCCGTAGTCGAAGGTGAAGCTGGTCAGCGACAATGTCTCTGCTCCCGGCGTGGACAATGAGAAGCTGAAGTAATCCGCGGTGGAGGAAGCCGTGCCGTTGGTGCCATCTCCCGAGGCATTCGCGAACAACCAGCCATCGGCTCCAAAGGTCCACGAACCATTGGTGGTGCGGATCGGACCCGCGGCTCCGGAAAGAAGCTGCGTGCCACCGGTGCCGATGTCCCCGATGGCACTGGCTGTGACCTGGGGATCGACGGTGGTGGCGTTCACCACGCTGGAGCCCGCTGAACCGGTGGGCACGTACTTGACGATGACCGCGGCATGCATCTGCGAGGAGAACAGCAGCATGCCGGAGAGGGAGAGAAGAATGGATTTCATTGGGTGTGGATGGAGTTCTCCGGGGAACGAACGCCGGCTGGGACCGCTTCAGGCATCACAACCCTCGCAGGCATGTTCCTTCGCGGACAATACGCACAAAGATGTGGATGCCCGTCGGGCACACCGCTTGAAAGGCCAACACCCGGCCCACCATGCGGGCCGGGTGAAGCTGCTACCCGGGAAAGACGATCACGTATCAGGGAAGTTCCACCTTGAGACGGACGAAGAGCTTCTTCTCCGATGACACCAGCGCCCGCGGAATGCTCACCGATACGCGGTCGATGCCGGGACCGTAGGCATCATCCTCTTCCAGCACGAAGACCGGAGTGCCATTCGGAGATCCGTTCACCGCATCGGTCCAGCTGGTCAGATCGCTGCCATACTGGGCGCGGGGATTGAACGGGATCGAGACATCCGCACGCCGGAAAACGAAGTGCAGATAGTTCTCATCCATCGTGACCAGCGGGCGCAGAGCGCTGGAATCGGAACCCGGTCCGGACGGATCGCCACCGAGCACGAACTCGATGCCATTGGCCAGGCCATCGCCGTCCGAGTCCGCTGTCGCTCCCGCGCCAAAGATGCCATTGGCCGATTCAAAGGCGGTGTAGGCATTTCCGGAAACCACCCGGACGGTGCCATCGGTGGCGAAGTTCGCCGTGCTCCACGTCAGCCCGCCGGTGAGCGCGGCTCCGGTGAAGTCGAAGGAGGGTGTGCCCGAGAACGATGCGAAGTCGGCGAGGTTGAACGCGTCCCCCTCCACCGGGGTGTATCCGGAAAGCGATACCTTCACCGTTCCATTCACGGTCATCTGCCCCGTGCTCACCACCTTGGTGGCGGCGGTGCCGGAGGTGATGGACGCTTCCAGTGTGGAACCGGCATCCAGCGTGAGCGTGCCAGGGAAACCCATGGTGCCGGTGGAGCGCACCTTCGCACCCGCATGGATCACCGCCGTCGCTCCCGGTGCGGTGCCTGTACCCGAGAAGGTCGTGCCGCTGCCGGAAACGGTGAGCGCGCCGGTGGCGGTGGACGTGGCGGTGGCACTGAAAGTGCCGCCGCCGGTGATCGCGAGATTGCCGGAACCGCTGAAGGCCTTCGGTGCCGTCACCGTGAAGCCGCCGGTATTCACCATCGAGGTGGTCGCCGCGGCCAGAACCGGCGTGGCATCGATGGGCAGATTCGCTCCGGCCACGATCGTGCCACCGCCGAGATTCACAACGGTGGAGGCATTCCGCTGGACGAGTCCCCAGATGGAGGTGAGCACGAGCGAGCCGCCGTTCAATGTCAGCGTATCGGTACCCGCGGTGTCGCCACGATTGTCGAGCACCACGAAGCGGGTGGAGATCGTGCCTCCGCTCTGCTCAAGCGCGCCGACACCGTCGATGCCGACATAGATGCCACCCACCTGTTCCGCCACTCCGGAGGTCGAGGGATTCGCCGTGGGATT belongs to Luteolibacter ambystomatis and includes:
- a CDS encoding DUF1349 domain-containing protein, which produces MKKTLRFVFFRCFTAVRRTPGIQAASITAALLGSLPSARAQAPPAAMTKVYTHSGGSLTVDYTLHDVRGPNYRVFAYNADGTFTEVAITRPSRTYLGRIAERPGAIAAAQLYDDGSIRSSLMFEDGTVWKGNGLSMSMPSAASWTPKYPTEVVSAGETGSNAYAMDVGVDLTHEYCGQFGGNVANMAQTVEFNLNEMGAFLLRDTGIKLRTSRVIARLNASNDPYGSTPLATLKNLWENELWKVLPAANNDHAVCVKPNLGGGVAYVPGKYAACRSLTQAGPGIFTQPWRHELGHALSSPHYPGGGPEGPTPMSGNQLQRYSSPEVNRIVGRRNSIISTFTNLGPYTIPVPPRANGDRGTINAARNPITLDVLANDSDVNGQALTIQSFDGTSKRGGTITRSTGTGPGGRDRLIYTPPSSLTDTLDWFKYRIQDSSGQQAVGWVALQADTLPAPAPWVTSDIGSTGTTGSVSYSGSGTYAVKGAGADIWGTADAFRFLYLPLNGDGIITARVASVQNTNSWAKAGVMMRETLAADSAFSLLCVTPSSGIALQGRTTAGQPADVSTTVSGSAPRWVRLVRTSGTITAFVSSDGAAWTQVGTHAVAMGTNIYIGLAVCSHAGSTLCTASFDNISLSPPSPWSSADVGGVGLAGTSSWSDDGFSITGSGTDIWGSADAFRYTYQPLSGDGEIIAQVEDIEDTHDWAKAGVMIRESLAPGSKHALMTLSSASGAAFQYRGSTNGSSSSTAADHEVPGWVKLKRTGNVLTGSISDDGVTWSQVGSATISMASEIYAGLAVTSHDNTKDCTSTFTDVVVSP
- a CDS encoding autotransporter-associated beta strand repeat-containing protein is translated as MHLFRTLAGALAGLPWLVASAEPVVSVHPYDHRHVYETGATGFTWYWGHLKAASNRDEALRWLFQDLNIDYIRNGFDEAETANDNSDPLSINWSKFDFPQRDTGNDWVYNRAKSLNPRLKTLTYAHSFPNWLRKSDGSPNLSAPNFHAEYAEWLFAQLVEKKAAGVPCDVLDLTNEPDYNNIGKDNVANILKYAVPLLRAWVNDPVRNPYGVEMPKIMAPSCLSASQSKDWITDWAANNADAWNQIDIVSTHQYSSGFEPSAYSAVNDVRGGRPFFQSEMHCGHSSVLNNSSQLPEDSVEDQLEAALVLGRLFSKSVNNGVSVYDYYMGNSPQGSPTSLVYSPYNGTATRRKVYFSFKQLSSMQTRGSNVVKTQITGGVSGYDAIAYHSWGEQKTWLTVTCSQNTSQDILLEVFDQTGNRIPIQRVKTYETSASKNAELVSDEVPATAVQQYRVALPNHCVRTFEISWQRPNRLVASDDWEDPAFMAGGTGWNGGWVRSGSPLPIARSYNKNMAPRFQGNGSSEASIRRTLASPLMGSGILRFKRDVDSLEDGDSAVAEVYDGAWHTVWTATSYSNGTDAIGDADSLDQINVSLAGFGPITQIRFKLLGDGAGDYFHLDDVEIIETSKATDLIWSGDGVNNLWAADATPNWLSGTTSSPFSNGKSVLFTSAGNNAPAIALSGTLTPSSVNVDADEDYTFSGGGAIGGTCTLDKRGSGKLILTSANTFTGGTAMRQGILQIHAGGALGTGPLATSSIDPELGLPTRVVLNSGVTLPNPVIVNATNPGTGQGVLGVTSGSAIFSGAVTITSDTGNGGHIRGPGSGGLLAFTGPLTMTDAASGIVIRDGLVRLSGGGSYAVLAVGAGTTSLGANNGMATGATLRLGGSGNATFDLNGWSQTLAGLERTANIATVTNTSATLSTLTLNSGATPQTFTGAIQGNLKLAIPGGSVVLSGTNAFSGGVNLTGGSLRIDGQLSNSGVTATNASSLGGTGTISGATTMSAGTSLSIGQSVTGTLRFGSSLTLTGASFKAEINSASHSSDLVIVNGAATLASGAALSLADLAATPAVLAAGTKFAIIDYTNGSLTGTFDGLPAGGTITAGPNSFFISYADTSNGLGGTGRYVTLTAFSSTAGYAGWAAGNGITGRAFNDDADGDGLANGLEWLLGGAPLSPDSGGRITATGSAAAGLTFSFDRDAAASGQATLALEWTTDLAAGWPHSVPIGTTSATTAEGVVVTITGDTVSVRIPAVLAPGGRIFARLRAVSP
- a CDS encoding PEP-CTERM sorting domain-containing protein, with product MKSILLSLSGMLLFSSQMHAAVIVKYVPTGSAGSSVVNATTVDPQVTASAIGDIGTGGTQLLSGAAGPIRTTNGSWTFGADGWLFANASGDGTNGTASSTADYFSFSLSTPGAETLSLTSFTFDYGVGTNTTGQSGNFHYAVFASVNGGAYAQIGSTFSTGNLSLTQNVTNVIGNRSVDLSSITGADSVAFRVWVGSTNASASTGSIFQNIIVNGSVVPEPSAVMLGGLGVLVLMRRRRAA